A genomic region of Solanum dulcamara chromosome 2, daSolDulc1.2, whole genome shotgun sequence contains the following coding sequences:
- the LOC129880335 gene encoding polygalacturonase-1 non-catalytic subunit beta-like, whose amino-acid sequence MHTNTLLLCIFLLFRVIVAGNRDNAGDSVNPFTPKAYSIRYWKKQISNKLPKPWFLLNKASPLNAAQFAKYIKLAAGDQESLSKEIQSFCSSANLLCFPDISSSLDKHGQDVQFSSYMSKNFTNYGNKLPRGFDSFKKYAENENLPVNSFRQYSRGGAGHDDIFSTYAPNGNVIDQSFNTYGTGLAAFGIGQFKIYGPNVNVPNLQFTTYSTEGVGRKQSFTSYTKDTNSGSQSFTSYARNANGAVNDFTSYANNSNVLGSTFTSYGESQNGGGNTFNSYGSNANVPKNTFKSYGLSGNAPFETFINYRDKSNVGDDSFLSYVDDPNSGRAHFQNYGQSFGEGSDGFSKYGSKITDVQTIGFETYGVNTTFNEYGKSIPTFADYKNKTIINQLSSSLMGKFFRENMLKTGTIMPMPDIQDKMPKRSFLPRVIASKLPFSTSKIRELRKIFHAGDDSQMGKMIGDALVECERSPSAGETKRCVNSIEDMIDFSTSVLGRNVVVRTTENTKGSKGDIMIGSIKGINGGKVTKAVSCHQSLFPYLVYYCHSVPKVRVYEADILDPNSKAKINHGVAICHVDTSAWGANHGAFMALGSGPGKIEVCHWIFENDMTWTIAD is encoded by the exons ATGCATACAAACACTCTGCTTCTCTGTATTTTCCTCCTTTTCCGT GTAATTGTGGCCGGAAACAGAGACAATGCCGGCGACTCTGTAAACCCTTTTACACCAAAAGCTTATTCGATTCGTTATTGGAAGAaacaaatttcaaataaattacCCAAACCATGGTTTCTTCTAAACAAAGCTTCACCATTAAATGCTGCACAATTTGCAAAATACATAAAGCTAGCAGCAGGGGATCAAGAATCTCTGTCAAAAGAAATTCAGTCATTTTGCTCCTCTGCAAATCTGCTCTGTTTTCCTGATATTTCATCAAGTTTAGATAAACATGGTCAAGATGTGCAATTTTCTTCATACATGAGCAAGAATTTCACAAATTATGGCAACAAATTGCCACGCGGTTTTGATAGCTTCAAGAAATATGCAGAAAATGAAAACCTTCCTGTGAATTCTTTCCGTCAATATAGCCGCGGTGGCGCTGGCCATGATGATATATTTTCTACTTACGCACCGAACGGCAATGTGATTGATCAAAGCTTCAACACTTATGGCACAG GCCTTGCCGCTTTTGGCATTGGCCAATTCAAGATCTATGGGCCCAATGTCAACGTGCCTAATCTACAATTCACAACCTACTCAACTGAGGGAGTAGGCAGAAAACAATCTTTTACAAGCTATACAAAAGATACAAATTCTGGGAGCCAATCTTTCACAAGCTACGCAAGAAATGCTAACGGAGCAGTTAACGATTTTACCAGTTATGCTAACAATTCCAACGTATTAGGCTCAACATTTACCAGCTATGGTGAATCGCAAAATGGCGGAGGCAACACGTTCAATTCTTACGGGTCTAATGCAAATGTACCAAAAAATACTTTCAAGAGTTATGGTTTATCAGGTAATGCTCCTTTCGAGACGTTTATAAATTATCGAGATAAGTCTAACGTTGGAGACGATAGTTTTTTATCGTACGTCGATGATCCAAATAGTGGTAGAGCACATTTTCAGAATTATGGTCAGTCATTTGGTGAAGGATCTGATGGATTTAGTAAATATGGTTCTAAAATTACTGATGTACAAACTATTGGATTTGAGACTTATGGTGTGAACACAACTTTTAATGAGTATGGAAAATCAATTCCTACATTTGCTGATTACAAAAATAAGACAATTATTAATCAGCTTTCATCTTCCTTGATGGGCAAATTTTTTAGAGAGAACATGTTGAAAACAGGAACTATAATGCCAATGCCTGATATTCAAGACAAAATGCCAAAAAGATCGTTTTTGCCTAGAGTGATAGCGTCGAAATTACCATTTTCTACGTCGAAAATTAGGGAGTTAAGAAAAATTTTCCACGCGGGAGATGATTCTCAGATGGGGAAAATGATCGGCGATGCATTGGTGGAGTGTGAAAGATCCCCGAGCGCTGGCGAGACAAAAAGGTGTGTCAACTCAATTGAGGACATGATTGACTTTTCAACCTCCGTGTTAGGTCGAAACGTCGTCGTTCGGACAACTGAGAACACGAAAGGGTCAAAGGGGGATATCATGATAGGATCAATCAAAGGAATCAACGGTGGGAAAGTAACCAAAGCGGTATCATGTCATCAGAGTTTGTTTCCATACTTAGTTTATTATTGTCATTCGGTTCCAAAGGTTCGGGTCTACGAAGCGGATATATTGGATCCGAATTCTAAAGCCAAGATTAATCACGGTGTTGCCATCTGTCATGTGGACACGTCAGCATGGGGTGCCAATCATGGAGCTTTTATGGCACTCGGGTCGGGACCCGGAAAGATTGAGGTTTGCCATTGGATCTTTGAGAATGATATGACTTGGACAATTGCTGATTGA
- the LOC129880336 gene encoding polygalacturonase-1 non-catalytic subunit beta, with protein sequence MHTKILLPSCILLVLLFSLPSFNVVVAGDGESGNPFTPKGYLIRYWKKQISNDLPKPWFLLNKASPLNAAQFVTYTKLVADQNALTTQLHSFCSSANLMCAPDLSPSLEKHSGDIHFATYGEKNFTNYGTNEPGVGVNSFKNYSDGENLPVNSFRRYGRGSPRDNLFVTYSPDGNVIDQSFNTYSTSTAGGSGQFTNYAANVNVPNLHFTSYSDQGTGGEQKFTTYSQQANAGDQYFKSYGKNGNGADSKFISYGNDTNVVGSTFTNYGQTANGENQKFTSYGFNGNVPENHFKNYGVGGNGPSETFTSYRDQSNVGDDTFTTYVKDANGGAANFTNYGQSFNEGTDVFTTYGKGANDPHINFKTYGVNNTFKDYVKDTATFSNYHNKTSQVLQSLTEVNGGKKVNNRWVEPGKFFREKMLKSGTIMPMPDIKDKMPKRSFLPRVIAAKLPFSTSKIAELKKIFHAADDSQVAKMIGDALSECERAPSAGETKRCVNSAEDMIDFATSVLGRNVVVRTTENTKGSNGNIMIGSVKGINGGKVTKSVSCHQTLYPSLLYYCHSVPKVRVYQADILDPNSKAKINHGVAICHVDTSSWGPTHGAFIALGSGPGKIEVCHWIFENDMTWAIAD encoded by the exons ATGCACACTAAAATTCTTCTTCCTTCCTGCATCTTACTTGTTCTTTTGTTCTCACTACCATCCTTCAAT GTTGTTGTAGCTGGAGATGGAGAATCTGGTAACCCATTTACCCCAAAAGGTTATCTGATTAGGTACTGGAAGAAACAAATCTCAAATGACTTACCAAAGCCATGGTTCCTTCTCAACAAGGCATCCCCATTGAATGCTGCACAATTTGTAACTTACACTAAACTTGTTGCAGATCAAAATGCACTCACCACACAGCTTCACTCTTTTTGCTCTTCAGCAAATCTCATGTGTGCACCAGATTTGTCACCAAGTCTTGAAAAACACAGCGGAGATATCCACTTTGCCACTTATGGTGAAAAGAACTTTACCAATTACGGCACCAACGAACCTGGAGTTGGAGTTAACTCATTCAAGAACTATTCTGATGGAGAAAATCTCCCTGTAAACTCTTTCAGGCGTTACGGTAGAGGTTCTCCCCGTGATAATTTATTCGTCACCTATTCCCCTGATGGGAATGTAATTGACCAAAgtttcaacacatatagcacaaGTACTGCAGGGGGTTCTGGCCAATTTACAAATTATGCTGCAAATGTCAATGTCCCCAATCTGCATTTCACTTCCTATTCAGACCAAGGAACAGGTGGGGAACAAAAATTCACAACATACTCACAACAAGCAAATGCTGGTGACCAATATTTCAAAAGCTATGGCAAAAATGGGAATGGGGCTGATAGTAAATTCATCAGCTATGGAAATGACACAAATGTTGTTGGCTCAACATTTACAAACTATGGTCAAACAGCAAATGGTGAGAATCAAAAATTCACATCTTATGGTTTCAACGGCAATGTTCCTGAAAATCATTTCAAGAACTATGGCGTTGGGGGTAATGGTCCATCTGAGACTTTTACTAGCTACAGAGATCAATCCAATGTTGGCGATGACACGTTCACTACCTATGTCAAGGACGCAAATGGCGGTGCAGCAAATTTCACCAACTATGGTCAATCTTTCAATGAAGGTACTGATGTATTCACTACTTATGGCAAAGGGGCTAATGACCCACATATTAATTTCAAAACTTATGGAGTTAACAACACATTCAAAGATTACGTCAAAGATACTGCTACATTTTCCAATTACCACAACAAAACTTCCCAAGTTTTGCAATCGTTGACTGAGGTCAACGGTGGTAAAAAGGTGAATAACCGGTGGGTTGAGCCCGGAAAGTTTTTCCGTGAGAAGATGTTGAAGAGTGGTACAATCATGCCTATGCCAGATATTAAAGATAAGATGCCTAAAAGGTCGTTTTTGCCCCGGGTGATTGCTGCGAAATTACCATTTTCTACCTCAAAGATAGCTGAGCTGAAGAAAATTTTCCACGCCGCCGATGATTCTCAGGTGGCAAAGATGATCGGCGATGCATTAAGTGAGTGTGAAAGAGCACCGAGCGCCGGGGAGACGAAACGATGTGTTAACTCAGCtgaagatatgattgatttCGCAACTTCAGTGTTGGGTCGAAACGTCGTCGTTCGAACAACAGAGAATACAAAAGGGTCAAATGGTAATATCATGATAGGATCAGTCAAAGGAATCAACGGTGGAAAAGTTACCAAGTCAGTATCATGTCATCAAACGTTGTATCCTAGCTTACTGTATTACTGTCATTCGGTTCCTAAAGTCCGGGTCTACCAAGCGGATATTTTGGACCCGAATTCAAAGGCCAAGATCAACCATGGTGTTGCCATTTGCCACGTGGATACTTCTTCATGGGGACCCACTCACGGAGCCTTTATTGCACTCGGGTCAGGACCCGGGAAAATTGAGGTTTGTCATTGGATCTTTGAGAACGATATGACATGGGCAATTGCTGATTGA